One region of Chryseobacterium sp. C-71 genomic DNA includes:
- the tssR gene encoding type VI secretion system protein TssR domain-containing protein, whose amino-acid sequence MKNKFPLAAYYIGLSVLLTGCQVKLPSKKTPEPKQYGQINSAPVIDGFSKKSVPWIVISDRSRNSAYLDKSDEKSYKEVKFLEPLMVLKNRDGMVKVAEYIPDALMKKVSSKSVKTYGWIPESDLLLWSSSLKSEKTGYPLRVAVVPNSPEVIKHSERYYKNDSIMVFNSPSLIEAADVKIPNGQMVYVYKMAENNKRFLVGKKPSVDMDSINTGLYGWVSSDVISSWGERSAVKMKNPTGIKETSLGIHEGSPGGTDAEKRIAILLTDVDKRKPLENIFPVKLALNDTIVADTKTKYFTNVLDYSKNYASNVLGDKIYFDRYKEIIEKNRKANIVFVLDVSAANAPYTPIVKSLLEDLQLRFEKPSYFNSIKYGVVLYKNNPCGENVAPSLLSKDYSKITAFIDDKINEMNCQSTGGNQPLNEGLIAAGNLLSEVPDETNIVITIGTSANKSGNMYGVINSLTQAQAKVIMFQTNSRSSDTYNDFVLMAENIVTNTAKNVAELKKQKIIDQNDVLIKNNFSLVESDAGFYSLDFPKQSMSPGFVIFPKKGDIAPPGFLKKAVDSLIAQVTFDNTKIDSSLNERFQTSVGAGRTEVDFKYKYLYPGLPSPVPAGIAAQLINYGNPFLQSGYIPRDLLDLKSGMEKGILISEAEYDQLKAFYSEVYEKTGAAKADFKQTRALREYIKLLKKYNPTLKFLDKGELYEQPMSYAVGISTGFDNSDSEKMSKFKLKGWKKSKIITNEEARSYFKYYKVLAERMLTHRKNKAVKIEQNGQEFYWLNEYFMPTTLPVEEPEYTQH is encoded by the coding sequence ATGAAAAATAAATTTCCTCTCGCGGCATATTATATCGGCTTATCGGTATTACTTACAGGCTGTCAGGTAAAATTGCCGTCAAAAAAAACGCCTGAACCTAAACAATATGGCCAAATCAACAGTGCTCCTGTTATTGACGGTTTTTCTAAAAAATCCGTTCCATGGATTGTAATCTCAGACAGATCAAGAAATTCAGCATATTTAGATAAAAGTGATGAGAAATCTTATAAAGAAGTCAAGTTTTTAGAGCCATTGATGGTTCTAAAAAATAGAGACGGAATGGTAAAAGTTGCCGAATATATTCCTGATGCTTTAATGAAAAAAGTTTCTTCGAAATCTGTGAAAACCTACGGCTGGATTCCCGAATCTGATCTTCTTCTGTGGAGCAGTTCTCTGAAAAGCGAAAAAACAGGGTATCCGCTAAGGGTTGCAGTTGTTCCGAATAGTCCGGAAGTGATTAAACATTCAGAAAGATATTACAAAAATGATTCTATCATGGTGTTTAATTCTCCAAGTCTGATAGAAGCTGCTGATGTAAAAATACCAAACGGGCAGATGGTGTATGTCTACAAAATGGCAGAAAACAACAAAAGATTTTTGGTAGGCAAAAAACCATCTGTTGATATGGACAGTATTAATACGGGTCTTTATGGGTGGGTAAGTTCTGATGTAATTTCATCTTGGGGAGAACGTTCTGCCGTTAAAATGAAAAATCCTACCGGCATCAAAGAAACAAGTTTGGGAATTCATGAAGGTTCACCTGGAGGTACAGATGCAGAGAAAAGAATTGCAATTTTACTTACTGATGTTGACAAAAGAAAACCACTCGAAAACATTTTTCCGGTTAAACTAGCGCTTAATGATACCATTGTGGCAGACACCAAAACAAAGTATTTTACAAATGTGTTAGATTACAGCAAAAATTACGCATCCAATGTTTTAGGAGATAAAATTTACTTCGATCGCTATAAGGAAATTATCGAAAAGAATAGAAAAGCCAATATTGTTTTTGTGTTAGATGTAAGTGCAGCTAACGCACCTTATACACCCATTGTAAAATCATTATTAGAAGATCTCCAGTTGAGATTTGAGAAGCCGTCTTACTTTAATTCAATTAAATATGGTGTCGTACTTTACAAAAACAATCCTTGTGGAGAAAATGTAGCTCCATCACTATTAAGCAAAGACTATAGTAAAATTACAGCATTTATTGATGATAAGATCAACGAAATGAATTGCCAAAGTACAGGTGGAAATCAACCTTTAAACGAAGGTTTGATTGCTGCCGGAAATTTACTTTCTGAAGTTCCTGATGAAACCAATATTGTTATCACAATCGGTACTTCAGCCAATAAAAGTGGAAATATGTATGGCGTTATTAATTCATTGACTCAGGCGCAGGCAAAAGTGATTATGTTCCAGACGAACTCACGTTCTTCAGATACGTACAACGATTTTGTTTTGATGGCTGAAAATATTGTTACAAATACAGCTAAAAATGTAGCCGAATTAAAAAAACAGAAAATCATCGATCAAAATGATGTTTTAATAAAAAATAATTTTAGCTTGGTTGAAAGTGATGCGGGGTTTTATTCATTAGACTTCCCAAAACAAAGTATGTCTCCCGGATTTGTAATTTTTCCTAAAAAAGGTGATATTGCCCCTCCTGGATTTTTAAAAAAAGCGGTTGACAGCTTGATTGCTCAGGTTACTTTTGATAATACCAAAATAGATAGTTCTCTCAACGAGAGATTTCAAACATCCGTAGGAGCTGGTCGTACAGAGGTTGATTTTAAATATAAATATTTATATCCGGGACTTCCCAGTCCTGTACCTGCAGGAATTGCAGCACAGTTGATCAATTACGGAAACCCATTTTTGCAGTCAGGATATATTCCTAGAGACTTACTAGATTTGAAGTCAGGAATGGAGAAAGGTATTTTAATTTCTGAGGCTGAATATGATCAGCTTAAAGCATTTTACTCGGAAGTGTACGAAAAAACTGGTGCCGCAAAAGCTGATTTTAAGCAAACAAGAGCATTGAGAGAGTATATTAAGCTTTTGAAAAAATATAATCCTACTTTGAAATTCTTAGACAAAGGAGAATTATATGAACAGCCAATGTCTTATGCAGTGGGAATCAGTACAGGTTTTGATAATTCTGATTCAGAAAAAATGTCGAAATTTAAGTTAAAAGGATGGAAAAAATCAAAAATTATCACTAATGAAGAGGCAAGATCTTATTTTAAATATTACAAAGTACTAGCAGAAAGAATGCTTACCCACAGAAAAAATAAGGCAGTAAAAATAGAACAGAACGGTCAAGAATTTTATTGGTTAAATGAGTATTTCATGCCAACCACCTTACCGGTAGAAGAACCCGAATATACTCAACATTAA
- the tssD gene encoding type VI secretion system tube protein TssD: MAANSRGILKFNGGEGQKLLKLNYSVSRSTDVSGRVASDPSNALIKLTIEATEKSDILESLLNGKYKPTSGEITFNKSHEEGTLITLNWENGYVIQHEVDFDAVDENSMLISFVVSAEKINYGTAAFEGLWPTS, from the coding sequence ATGGCAGCAAATTCAAGAGGAATCTTAAAATTCAACGGTGGCGAAGGTCAGAAATTATTAAAACTGAACTACAGTGTTTCAAGATCAACAGACGTATCGGGTAGAGTAGCATCAGACCCTTCGAATGCATTGATCAAACTAACAATCGAGGCAACAGAAAAATCTGACATCCTAGAGTCATTGTTAAACGGAAAATACAAGCCGACTTCAGGCGAAATCACATTCAACAAATCTCACGAAGAAGGTACTTTGATTACTTTGAACTGGGAAAACGGTTACGTTATTCAGCATGAAGTAGACTTCGATGCGGTAGACGAAAACTCAATGTTGATCAGCTTTGTAGTAAGTGCAGAAAAAATCAATTACGGAACCGCAGCTTTCGAAGGTCTTTGGCCAACAAGCTAA
- a CDS encoding PKD domain-containing protein, whose amino-acid sequence MNYFEKNKKNIIIGVIATLLLAALVALWLQKKVIHSADDILATVYPSPVLVGDSLFFEDKTPFAKTRKWNFGDGSTSDKNKGVHIFKRPGFYNVALIIDDQYTKTYPIVVSGKREVQRDTVRVPTVIDAQTQAMQFETVQFKAISDATQFTWKFGENTGIDSKDKLATYSYKKPGNYVVTLYTDVDKEPILHRITILAEYNDVEEAAAIDNSYEERDNDFKYRLQQIANGNSFNTHYNYLLSKYLCNNENSIVQVNDSKINNFYMYCASLQFDKNKVIQTVKLNYDEAGCVTKADINQSK is encoded by the coding sequence ATGAACTATTTTGAAAAAAACAAAAAAAACATCATCATCGGTGTTATCGCAACATTGTTGCTTGCCGCCCTCGTCGCATTGTGGCTTCAGAAAAAAGTAATTCACTCAGCAGACGATATCTTGGCAACAGTTTACCCTTCACCTGTTTTGGTCGGCGACAGCCTTTTCTTTGAAGATAAAACACCATTTGCAAAAACCAGAAAATGGAATTTCGGAGACGGATCTACATCAGATAAGAACAAAGGTGTTCACATTTTTAAAAGACCAGGGTTTTATAACGTGGCGCTTATTATTGATGATCAGTACACAAAAACATATCCAATTGTTGTTTCCGGAAAACGTGAAGTACAGAGAGATACTGTGAGAGTACCTACGGTCATTGATGCACAAACGCAAGCGATGCAGTTTGAGACCGTACAGTTTAAGGCAATATCAGATGCTACACAGTTTACCTGGAAATTTGGTGAAAATACAGGAATTGATTCAAAAGATAAGCTTGCAACCTATTCTTACAAAAAACCCGGGAATTATGTCGTGACTTTATACACAGATGTGGACAAAGAGCCGATTTTACACAGAATAACCATTTTGGCTGAGTATAACGATGTAGAAGAAGCTGCTGCAATAGATAATTCTTACGAAGAAAGAGATAACGACTTCAAATACCGTCTTCAGCAAATTGCTAACGGAAATAGCTTCAACACACATTACAATTACCTTTTGAGTAAATATTTATGCAATAATGAAAATTCTATTGTACAGGTAAATGATAGTAAAATCAATAATTTTTATATGTATTGTGCAAGCCTTCAGTTTGATAAAAATAAGGTTATTCAGACCGTAAAACTCAACTATGATGAGGCAGGTTGTGTAACGAAGGCAGACATTAATCAAAGTAAATAA
- a CDS encoding peptidoglycan DD-metalloendopeptidase family protein, giving the protein MSKRGVSKISGNSSPKVGEATTYSITEWYPATPSAQRNEGGVTWELFKKRTNGSFTTTNIKKTGSGTFTFGEVAQRNTYRLEAYLYEPEGSGTSCIEINPQPVAIPRINKVELQYVDDSPGTVFSYTEKMRARAQCVNLSGQKLKFSLWEDDAAGDGHNASNLLIEIKEATVDSSGVAVAEFMLTRALMQKAMQGETDPQKLEFYVTVEYFSHNKHATNNINIDNPLTTSPRPQPRPQTNTGSAQPAQNQNGNAAPRAQGSPATEKPQSQKEEKGIIDTVTDWWNNLELWDWGEASGTIEPTQPPTQQPANGRTVSIVQDSGVEDLLDAYFAKKEYTIQTGEVAGTLEYKMGSNGNKTSTDAEKENIAKIILAKPAVKALAAKKEYTTLEAIKQALSKEVYNKDEKVTFQTFKLGAEFKKINSAPLEAKVYLVARTSGLNGKQATIIIKEKDGLIKGSAGAVLPVLEITEAQMEQTSASAEVKGTEKTEFTATIENGIAKVPVHLRPKSDDELKQWKEKVTKGKEDGEYTYKFGGINNITDENSKKRIAETILKNAKSGNSNNEKIEEGKSAYLDDIIKVLEIKTYQKDETIKFKLYKKAKELLYLQAKAQGEKQHDKEFLKEDGAYFEISKGNCSCNRDLTDLEFQEILKSLREPERLEINGIWQPRNAGGSNPEDISLSSTVRKFNEVMKKYDINTCIRKVYFIAECYHETDRFYSTKEYDSSHTPNYDPYRGRGIIQLTHKEAYERYAFYKEDDTIVTDYNKIATDIDLVFDSAGWYWRQGKLLSVGDRWTPSNAAQQSFKLNSRSYPKTNYDTEYTHESGSTVKRYGSINLNLVADNDDINTISYLINGGDNGLEERKKYLKELKEIPFFICEDNKSGDWHDPVDNPISTNLYQNGNLDNTSKIWGLFGDDIRQEVNRKHTGLDLFATTGTTIFACVDGTVYNRRWHSGYGNTITIKVKDPKAFMARKRNNYTHKTTREMESGTNWDDSGDIYLFYAHLDSVNAFTFEQDVKCGDPLGTTGRSGVTGGTHAPHLHFEIFCSYNMGVGTNYRINPAYFVEYKYYDDQSESERNSQITEKDRGQITEVNGTEQLGTNNLF; this is encoded by the coding sequence ATGTCAAAAAGAGGAGTTTCAAAAATATCGGGTAATTCTTCTCCAAAAGTAGGAGAAGCCACCACATATAGTATTACAGAATGGTATCCTGCCACACCTTCAGCTCAGCGAAATGAAGGAGGTGTAACTTGGGAATTATTTAAAAAACGCACCAACGGAAGTTTTACAACAACGAATATCAAGAAAACCGGTTCAGGAACATTCACCTTCGGTGAGGTTGCTCAACGGAATACCTATCGTCTGGAAGCTTATCTTTATGAACCAGAAGGATCGGGAACTTCTTGTATTGAGATTAATCCTCAACCTGTTGCTATTCCCAGAATCAATAAAGTTGAGCTTCAATATGTAGATGATTCGCCCGGAACAGTTTTCAGTTACACTGAAAAGATGCGTGCCAGAGCACAATGTGTTAATTTGTCTGGTCAAAAACTGAAATTTTCTCTTTGGGAAGATGATGCGGCAGGTGATGGGCATAATGCCAGCAATCTTTTAATTGAAATTAAAGAAGCAACCGTTGATTCCAGCGGAGTTGCTGTTGCAGAATTTATGTTAACCCGAGCATTAATGCAAAAAGCAATGCAGGGAGAAACAGATCCTCAGAAACTCGAATTTTATGTTACTGTAGAATATTTTTCCCATAACAAACACGCTACGAACAATATAAATATTGATAATCCTCTAACCACATCCCCAAGACCTCAACCGAGACCTCAGACCAATACAGGTTCTGCACAGCCCGCCCAAAATCAGAATGGAAATGCAGCTCCGAGAGCCCAAGGTTCACCTGCAACTGAAAAACCTCAGTCTCAAAAAGAAGAAAAAGGAATTATCGATACCGTTACTGATTGGTGGAATAATCTTGAACTTTGGGATTGGGGAGAGGCATCTGGAACCATCGAACCAACACAACCTCCAACTCAGCAGCCTGCGAATGGAAGAACAGTAAGCATTGTACAGGATTCTGGGGTAGAAGACCTTTTGGATGCATATTTTGCTAAAAAAGAATATACGATACAAACAGGTGAAGTAGCTGGAACTTTAGAATATAAGATGGGTAGTAACGGAAATAAAACTTCTACCGATGCCGAAAAAGAAAATATTGCAAAAATTATTCTTGCCAAGCCTGCGGTAAAAGCGTTGGCAGCTAAGAAAGAATATACAACACTAGAAGCCATCAAGCAAGCGCTTTCGAAAGAGGTGTATAATAAAGACGAAAAAGTTACCTTTCAGACGTTTAAATTGGGAGCAGAATTTAAGAAAATAAACAGCGCTCCGCTTGAAGCAAAAGTATATTTGGTTGCCCGTACTTCAGGTTTAAATGGAAAACAGGCTACAATCATTATCAAGGAAAAGGATGGTCTTATCAAAGGTTCGGCAGGAGCTGTTCTTCCGGTTTTAGAAATTACAGAAGCACAAATGGAACAAACTTCCGCGTCAGCGGAGGTAAAAGGAACTGAAAAAACAGAATTCACAGCCACGATAGAAAATGGTATTGCAAAAGTTCCTGTGCATCTGCGACCAAAATCTGATGATGAACTGAAGCAATGGAAGGAAAAAGTTACTAAAGGAAAAGAAGATGGAGAGTATACCTATAAATTTGGAGGTATAAACAATATAACAGATGAAAATTCTAAAAAAAGAATTGCAGAAACTATTCTGAAAAATGCCAAAAGCGGAAATTCAAATAATGAGAAAATTGAAGAAGGCAAATCTGCTTATCTTGACGATATCATAAAAGTTCTTGAAATAAAAACCTATCAAAAAGATGAGACAATTAAGTTTAAACTCTATAAAAAAGCAAAAGAACTTCTGTATCTTCAGGCAAAAGCACAGGGAGAAAAACAGCATGATAAAGAATTCTTAAAAGAAGATGGAGCATATTTTGAAATCTCTAAAGGCAATTGTTCTTGCAACCGAGACTTAACAGACCTTGAATTTCAGGAAATTTTAAAATCACTTCGTGAGCCGGAAAGGCTAGAGATAAATGGAATCTGGCAACCTAGAAATGCCGGAGGATCAAACCCGGAAGACATATCATTATCTTCTACTGTCAGAAAATTTAACGAAGTGATGAAAAAATATGATATTAATACCTGTATAAGAAAGGTGTATTTCATCGCAGAGTGTTATCATGAAACGGATAGATTTTATTCTACAAAAGAATATGACAGTTCACATACTCCAAACTACGACCCATACAGAGGCAGAGGGATTATTCAGTTAACACACAAGGAAGCTTACGAGAGGTATGCATTTTATAAAGAAGATGATACTATTGTAACAGATTATAATAAAATAGCAACAGACATAGATTTAGTTTTTGACAGTGCGGGATGGTACTGGAGGCAAGGCAAACTCCTTTCAGTTGGAGATCGTTGGACTCCCTCGAATGCAGCACAGCAATCATTTAAATTAAATTCTCGTTCATATCCCAAAACGAATTATGACACTGAATATACTCACGAAAGTGGTTCAACAGTAAAGAGATATGGAAGTATTAATTTAAACTTAGTTGCAGACAACGATGATATAAATACAATCTCATATCTGATAAATGGTGGAGATAATGGACTTGAAGAAAGAAAAAAATATCTTAAAGAACTTAAAGAAATACCGTTTTTTATATGTGAAGATAACAAATCAGGTGATTGGCATGATCCTGTTGATAACCCTATAAGTACTAATTTGTATCAGAATGGTAATTTAGACAATACCTCAAAAATTTGGGGATTGTTCGGGGACGATATCAGACAGGAAGTCAATAGAAAGCATACCGGATTAGATTTGTTTGCAACAACAGGAACCACTATTTTTGCTTGTGTAGATGGTACTGTCTACAACAGACGCTGGCATTCAGGATATGGAAATACAATTACAATAAAAGTGAAAGATCCGAAGGCATTTATGGCACGGAAAAGAAATAATTATACCCACAAAACGACCAGAGAAATGGAAAGTGGTACCAATTGGGATGATTCGGGAGATATCTATTTGTTCTATGCTCACTTAGATTCTGTAAATGCATTTACATTTGAACAGGACGTGAAATGTGGCGATCCGCTGGGAACTACAGGAAGGTCTGGTGTAACTGGGGGAACACATGCGCCACACTTACATTTTGAGATTTTCTGCAGCTACAATATGGGCGTCGGGACAAATTATAGAATCAATCCTGCATATTTTGTAGAGTATAAATATTATGACGATCAAAGCGAGAGTGAAAGAAATTCTCAAATAACTGAAAAAGACAGAGGGCAGATTACCGAGGTAAACGGTACTGAGCAATTAGGAACTAACAATTTATTTTAG
- the tssD gene encoding type VI secretion system tube protein TssD, which produces MADNSRGILKFNGSEGQKLLKLNYSVSRSTDVSGRVASDPSNAIIKLTIEATEKSEILESLLNGKYKPTSGEITFNKSHEEGTLITLNWENGYVIQHEVDFDAVDQNSMLISFIVSAEKINYGNAAYEGIWPGN; this is translated from the coding sequence ATGGCAGACAATTCAAGAGGAATCTTAAAATTCAACGGAAGTGAAGGACAAAAATTATTAAAGCTTAATTACAGCGTATCAAGATCTACAGACGTTTCCGGACGTGTAGCTTCAGATCCTTCCAATGCAATTATCAAGCTTACGATAGAAGCTACAGAGAAATCTGAAATTCTTGAAAGTTTGCTTAATGGGAAATACAAACCAACTTCTGGTGAAATCACATTCAACAAATCTCACGAAGAGGGTACATTAATCACTTTAAACTGGGAAAACGGTTACGTTATTCAGCATGAAGTTGATTTTGACGCTGTAGACCAAAATTCTATGTTGATCAGCTTCATCGTAAGCGCAGAAAAAATCAATTATGGTAATGCAGCTTATGAAGGTATTTGGCCAGGTAACTAA
- a CDS encoding type VI secretion system Vgr family protein has product MNTSEKTRGSSFRPSQNAEGISDSHHTGINRLVKLSLVIEGKVIKYYKHFKLTQSAQKHHEFTLTLAHDTLGDRQTHTLEEANKFLGKRLTAIISYKDIDKSPERTFVGVITGVGFSQERMSLGNIVLSGFSPTILLDGAPHIQSFGGSQAVNMGIIAEEVIKQGLDKSRFDIRIDTNDYSQIIYSSQYDETHYNYLARMAEAYGEQFYYDGEVLHFGKLPPQNQPIKLTYGSSANDIKVELKAVHTKPQFYGYNSNKNEVLKSGATPIQHVGDLAKTAYQHNDNIYKTPSLRVAPIKATTHLDVEYSQKSTSGSEAVNVFNISGSTTVPFLHPGCAVDVEMRKPDTNETSYFTRIMVTETTHEIDTIGHYTGSFKGIASDTGFLPKPEFTVPVAQPQIATVISNTDPEGQGRVQVRFDWQTNDTTHFIRMMSPDAGGTDQITQNRGYVAIPEVGDQVMVNFVHNHPDRPFVMGGMFHGGTALGGFADNRVKSIMTRSGHKIVFTEDESIIITDKSGNEIHLDTTGSNINITAPETMTLNCKNMNINVGENMTTSVGVNKSDTIGMNNTESVGAMKITSVMGDTSMFITGKLTEMIEGDVTSEVKKGKTVINSDQGIETSSNGSISKHAQKEVQNNSGEQSKNY; this is encoded by the coding sequence ATGAATACCTCAGAAAAAACCAGAGGTTCTTCTTTCCGTCCGTCACAAAACGCAGAAGGAATCTCAGACAGTCACCATACCGGCATCAACCGCCTGGTCAAATTATCTTTGGTTATTGAAGGTAAAGTGATCAAATATTACAAACATTTCAAGCTTACCCAAAGTGCACAGAAGCACCACGAGTTTACCTTGACTTTAGCTCACGACACTTTAGGCGACCGCCAAACCCATACTTTAGAAGAAGCCAATAAGTTTTTAGGCAAACGTCTGACGGCAATTATCTCTTATAAAGACATCGACAAAAGTCCTGAACGTACATTTGTCGGCGTCATTACAGGAGTAGGTTTCAGCCAAGAGAGAATGAGTTTGGGAAACATTGTTTTATCCGGTTTCAGCCCGACTATTTTGCTCGATGGTGCTCCTCATATTCAAAGTTTTGGCGGAAGTCAGGCTGTGAATATGGGAATTATTGCTGAAGAAGTCATTAAACAAGGTTTAGATAAAAGCCGTTTTGATATCAGAATCGATACAAATGATTATTCTCAAATCATCTACAGCAGCCAATATGATGAAACGCATTACAACTATCTGGCGAGAATGGCAGAAGCGTATGGTGAACAGTTTTATTATGACGGTGAAGTTCTTCATTTCGGAAAACTTCCGCCACAGAATCAACCGATTAAATTAACTTACGGAAGTAGTGCGAATGATATCAAAGTTGAATTAAAAGCAGTTCATACAAAGCCTCAATTTTATGGCTACAATAGCAACAAAAATGAAGTTTTAAAGTCAGGAGCAACCCCGATTCAGCATGTCGGAGATTTAGCAAAAACTGCTTACCAGCACAATGACAATATTTATAAAACTCCGTCGTTAAGAGTTGCTCCAATCAAAGCAACAACCCATTTAGATGTAGAATATTCTCAAAAAAGCACTTCGGGAAGTGAGGCGGTCAACGTTTTCAATATTTCAGGTTCAACAACGGTTCCTTTTTTACATCCTGGCTGCGCCGTAGATGTTGAAATGAGAAAACCTGATACGAATGAAACTTCGTATTTCACAAGAATCATGGTGACAGAAACGACGCATGAAATAGACACCATTGGTCATTACACCGGAAGTTTTAAGGGAATCGCATCCGATACAGGATTTTTACCAAAACCGGAATTCACAGTTCCAGTCGCTCAACCACAGATTGCCACGGTTATTTCCAACACCGATCCGGAAGGCCAAGGAAGAGTTCAGGTAAGATTTGACTGGCAGACGAATGACACGACGCATTTTATCAGAATGATGAGTCCTGATGCGGGAGGAACAGACCAGATTACTCAAAACCGAGGGTATGTAGCAATTCCTGAAGTGGGTGATCAGGTAATGGTGAATTTTGTACACAATCATCCGGACAGACCTTTCGTCATGGGTGGGATGTTTCATGGTGGAACAGCGTTAGGAGGATTTGCAGACAACCGAGTAAAATCTATCATGACAAGGAGTGGTCATAAGATTGTTTTCACAGAGGATGAAAGTATCATTATTACAGATAAATCGGGCAATGAAATTCATCTGGATACGACCGGAAGTAATATCAATATCACAGCACCTGAAACGATGACGCTGAATTGCAAGAATATGAATATCAATGTTGGGGAAAATATGACAACTTCTGTGGGAGTAAATAAGTCAGATACCATAGGAATGAATAATACCGAAAGTGTGGGCGCTATGAAAATAACTTCCGTAATGGGAGATACAAGCATGTTTATCACTGGTAAGCTTACAGAAATGATTGAAGGTGACGTTACAAGTGAAGTGAAAAAAGGTAAAACCGTAATTAATTCTGATCAGGGAATCGAAACAAGCTCAAACGGATCTATCAGCAAGCATGCGCAGAAGGAAGTTCAAAACAACAGTGGTGAACAAAGCAAGAACTACTAA
- a CDS encoding DUF4280 domain-containing protein, producing MSEQSSSHDGKHFVVQKGKCQCNQGDQFPQHKVTAHQKHYWNDAAGNADYLAVTEDDLQFNPPGPSFGKCKLKPSSSGYLPCSYAPAGKWQKTYDKVMIMGKKAVTEVSELQCTIGGKITIKDHGQRGEISKQNVKNANAKTVRHMNPLVDVNDFKETVSESEIDAY from the coding sequence ATGTCAGAGCAATCATCATCTCATGACGGCAAACACTTTGTCGTACAGAAAGGGAAATGCCAGTGTAATCAAGGTGATCAGTTCCCACAGCATAAAGTTACCGCACATCAAAAACATTATTGGAATGATGCTGCGGGCAATGCAGATTATCTAGCCGTAACAGAAGATGATCTTCAATTCAATCCTCCAGGACCAAGTTTCGGAAAATGCAAGCTAAAACCAAGCTCAAGCGGATATCTCCCTTGTTCTTATGCTCCAGCCGGAAAATGGCAGAAAACTTATGATAAAGTTATGATTATGGGTAAAAAAGCGGTGACAGAAGTTTCAGAGCTTCAATGTACTATAGGTGGAAAAATAACCATCAAAGATCATGGTCAAAGGGGTGAGATCAGCAAGCAAAATGTAAAAAATGCCAATGCCAAAACGGTAAGACACATGAATCCACTTGTGGATGTGAATGACTTCAAAGAAACTGTTTCTGAAAGTGAAATAGACGCTTATTAA